The genomic interval AGGAAGTGGATTTGAGCACAAACCCAGCGGGTTTTTACTCCATGTACTTCCTAGTGTCGAAAAAGGGGGGGGGCATGAGACCCATCCTGGACCTGAGAGGTCTCAACGGGTACCTCAAAAAGTTTCGCTTCAAGATGTTGACCACGTCCTCGCTCCTCAGCAGAGTTCGCGAAGGAACCTGGTTCACATCGGTGGATCTCAGCGATGCTTTCTTTCACATCACAGTGTATCCACCTCACCGGAAGTTCCTGCGGTTCAGCCTGGACGGACGAGTGTACCAGTACACCGTCCTTCCCTTTGGCCTAGCCCTCAGCCCGCGAGTGTTCACCAAGGTAACACAAGCTGCTGTGGCACCGCTCCGCGCTATGGGGATTCGCCTGGACACCTATCTGGACGATTGGCTGCTCAGTGCGGACTCGAGGCACGAGGCGATCGAACACACCGGGATGGTGGTTGCTCACCTCGCTCGGCTTGGCTTCATTCTCAACCACGAGAAGAGCTCCCTGGTGCCGTCGCGCAGGACCACCTTCCTGGGGGTCCAGCTCGACTCCACCACGCTCCAAGCTCGCCTCTCCCCAGAGCGGATCCAAACCTTCCGCTCCTGCCTAGCGCATTTCAGACCGGGCACTCACGTCCCGTATCTGTTATGCATGCGCCTCTCGGGACTGATGGCTTCCACCATCCACCTCATGAGGCTCGGCAGATATCACATGCGGCCCTTCCAGCGCTGGGTGGGATCGCTCCGGATCCCGTCCTCTCAACGCCAACGCCAGGTCCTCGTGTCCGCGGCTTGCGCCCAGGCACTCCGACCCTGGCGACAGGCGGGCCTGCTGTCTCAGGGAGTCAAGATCGGGATGATTTCCTCCCT from Pseudomonadota bacterium carries:
- a CDS encoding reverse transcriptase domain-containing protein; this encodes MYFLVSKKGGGMRPILDLRGLNGYLKKFRFKMLTTSSLLSRVREGTWFTSVDLSDAFFHITVYPPHRKFLRFSLDGRVYQYTVLPFGLALSPRVFTKVTQAAVAPLRAMGIRLDTYLDDWLLSADSRHEAIEHTGMVVAHLARLGFILNHEKSSLVPSRRTTFLGVQLDSTTLQARLSPERIQTFRSCLAHFRPGTHVPYLLCMRLSGLMASTIHLMRLGRYHMRPFQRWVGSLRIPSSQRQRQVLVSAACAQALRPWRQAGLLSQGVKIGMISSLKVLTTDASLSGWGAILDGRSAKGTWNAAFRSKHINVLELLAVLLALKRFERSLVGRHVLVRTDNMTTMAYINRQGGLASPSLDALARELTLWCDSRLKSIRAVHLPGLQNHGADLLSRGRYYYDDWVLHPSVTTQIFARYGRPSVDLFASEANAKCSRFFSIQGTATMGLEALAHDWPRDLLYAFPPLRLIYPVLDRVRRQGLSVLLIAPRWGSWRSEITPLLYDIPWRLPPLSDLLSQAAGTILHPRPELLDLWVWPVRGPPSQLAD